The sequence AAAATGTCTTTTGGTAATCGTTTAGGAGCAGTCATTGATTATAAAGATCATTTGCTTGAAACAAATATAGGTTCCTTAATTATAGAATCTTCCTCTTCTATTTCAAATAATAATTTTATTCCAATAGGAGAAGTTATTTCTCACAAATATTTAAATTTTAATGGAATATCTATTGATATAGATGAATCTATGAAAAATTGGTTAAAAACTTTTTCTCCTATTTTTTCTTATAACGAATCTAACGAAAATGAAGAAAAAATAGGAGAAATAAAAATAAAAAAATCTAATCCTATCATATGGAAATGTAAAAAATTGAAAAAAAAAGAAAAACCTCGTGTATTTATTCCTATATTTCCGGGTACAAATAGTGAATATGAATCTATTCGTGCATTTGAAAAAGAGGGATCCATAGTAAATACTTTAATCTTTAAAAATAGAAATGATAAAGATATTATGGAATCCATATTTTATTTTAAAAAACATATAGAATCTGCACAAATATTTATGATATGTGGAGGATTTAGTGCGGGAGATGAACCAGATGGATCTGCTAAATTTATTGTATCCATATTACATAACCCATATATTCGAGAAGCTGTTCAATCTTTTCTTGATCAAGATGGATTGATTTTAGGAATTTGTAATGGTTTTCAAGGGTTGATCAAATCTGGATTGTTACCTTATGGTAAAATTTGTTTGAGAAATCATAACTCTCCTACACTGACCTATAATAAAATAGAAAAACATATATCCCAATGTGTTCATATTAGAGTGATTTCTGATCACTCTCCCTGGTTAAATGGAATGAAAAATAAAATATATACTCTTCCCATTTCTCATAGTGAAGGAAGATTTTATGCCAACAAAGAAACAATAAATACTTTATTGAATAAAAACCAAATAGCCACACAATATGTAGATTTAGAAGGAAACCCTAGTTTAGATAGATTATATAATCCCAATGGATCTGTTGGTGCCATTGAGGGTTTATTAAGTGAAAATGGTAAAATATATGGAAGAATGACTCATCCAGAACGTTATGATTATGGATTATTAAAAAATATTCCTAATATTCATAAGCATTCTATTTTTAAAAATGCAGTACAATATTTTTTATAATAAAAATTTCAATAAATTATGAAAGTGGCTATATTTTTTGGAAGTATTTCTGATCAATCAATTATGAAAATAACAGAAAAAGTACTCCATCAATTTAACATAAGTTATAAATCTTATGTGATTTCCGCACACCGATTACCAGATATTTTATCAAACACTATAAAAAAAATAGAATCTGAAGGAACAGATGTAATTATTGCAGGAGCTGGATTATCCGCTCATTTACCTGGTTTTATTTCCTCTAAAACGATCCTACCTGTTATAGGGGTTCCAATTCATTGCCATAATAATTATGGATCCTTAGGAGGGATCGATGCCCTTCTTTCTATGGTACAAATGCCAAAAGATGTCCCCGTTGCTACAGTAGGAATAAATAATTCTTATAATGCAGCTTTGTTTGCCATTTATATTTTAGCTACAAAATATCAAAATATAAAAAAATTATTGCTAGAATTCAAAATGAAAAAAAAGGAAAAATTGATAACTGAAATCAAGCAACATTTATTATCATGATCGGCATCATTAAAAAAAATCTTTTATCAGAAGGAAAAACAAAAAAAATATATACAACTAATAATCCATTTGAAGTATTAATTCATCATAAAGATAATATTACGGCTTTGAATGGATTAAAAAAAAATTTTTTACAAGATAAAGGAATCTTAAACAATGAAATAACTACATTAATTTTTAAATTTTTAATTTCTTGTGAAATTAAAACTCATTTTATACGAAAAGTAAACAACAGAGAGCAATTATGTCATAAAGTAGATCCAATTCCTTTAGAATTTGTTGTTCGTAATATTACTTCGGGAAGTATATCTAAACGTTTGGGAATCAAAGAAGGAATTTTTATATCAAATCCTATTTTTGAAATTTTTTATAAAAATGATCAATTAAAAGATCCCTTAATTAATGATCATCATGCAGTATTTCTAAAAATTCTTTCTTATGAAGAATTAAATATCATTTATAGTATGACATCAAAAATCAACTATTTTTTAAAAAAATATTTTTTAGATAAAAATATTCTATTGGTTGATTTTAAAATAGAATTTGGGAAAAATCATAGAAACGAGATAATGCTTTCCGATGAAATTAGTCCAGATACTTGTCGTTTTTGGGATAAAAAAACAATGAAAAAATTAGATAAAGATTTATTTAGAATGGGTTTCAAAGAAAAAGTATTTGACATTTATATGGAGATCTTAAAAAGATTGAATCTAAGTTCATCCATTTAAAATAAATAATGGTCCAAAGATTTTCTTTTTTCAAAAAGATGATATATAAATTATATCCTTATATTCTGAAAAATAATTCTTTTGATAAGTTTCATGATGAATGTGGTATTTTTGGGATTTTTTCTCCTTATAAAGTAGACACCTTTTCTTTAATTCAATTTGGATTATTTGCATTACAACATAGAGGACAAGAAGCTTGTGGTTTTTCTGTTTTACAAGATGGATTTATTATATCACATAAAAGCGAAGGACTTGTTTTAGATTTTTTTAGAAAAATTTCAAATTCTGAATGTTATCATGGAAATGCTGTGATTGGACATACTCGTTATTCTACAGAAGGAGGACAAAGTAAAAAAAATATTCAACCTTTTTTTGGAGAAGATTCCTATGGAAAGAGTATTATATCTATAGTCCATAATGGAAATTTGGTCAATGCTAAAAATATTCGTAAAAAACTGGAGTCCAAAGGAATAAATTTTATATCCGAATATTCAGATTCTGAAGTCATTTTACGTTTAATACAAAAATATTTATCAGAATCTGATAACAGTTTAGAAAAAGCTATTCAAAAAACAACTATTGATATTAAAGGAGCTTATTCTGTGATTGTACTTATGGATAATAAAATGGCTGCATTCAGAGATCCAAATGGAATACGTCCTTTATGTTATGGAATGTTGAATGAATCCACTTATATATTTAGTTCTGAAACTTGTGGAATAGATTCTGTTGGAGGTTTTTACGTTAGAGATTTATTACCAGGAGAAATAATCATTGTAGATCAAAAAAAATCAATTCAATTCTCTCTAATTACAGAAAAAAAAAATACAAAAAAAAGAATATGTTCTTTTGAATATATTTATTTTTCTCGTCCTGATTCTTTAATTGAAAATATAAATGTTTATGAAATTCGTGAAAAAAGTGGAGAAAAACTTTATGAACAACATCCAGTAGAAGCGGATGTTGTTATTGGAGTTCCAGATTCTGGAGTTCCAGCTTCTATTGGGTATTCTAAAGCTTCTGGAATCCCTTTCAAACCAATTTTAGTAAAAAATAAATATATTGGAAGATCTTTTATTATCCCTAAACAGGAAATGCGTGAAAAAATGGTAAACTTAAAATTAAATCCTATATTAGATGAAATAAAAGGAAAACGGATTGTGATTATTGATGATTCTATAGTTCGTGGAACTACTAGTCGGAGATTAGTTTACATATTAAGAAAAGCAGGAGCTAAAGAGATTCATTTTAGAAGTGCCTCTCCTCCTATTATAGGCCCATGTTATTTAGGAGTAAATACTCCTAGTAAAAAAGATCTCATCTCATATAATCATATTGATAAAAAAGATATAGAAAGAATTCTAAATGTAGATAGTTTAGAATTTTTAAGCATGAATAACTTGATAGATATTCTTGGAAGTGTTCATTATTGTTTTGGTTGTTTTACCGGAAATTATCCAGTTCAAAAAAACTAATTTTATATAAAAGTGAAAAAGAGCAACAAGACTATATGCAAAAAAATTAATAAGATTATAGAAAATACTTATAACAATAGAGTAATGAGTACGCTAGATCATTTTTCTAGTTTTTATAAAATATATGAATGTGGATATAAGGAACCTATTTTAGTATCTGGAGTTGATGGAGTAGGAACAAAATTACGTTTAGCAATTGACTGTAAAAAATACAGCGTGATTGGAGAAGATTGTTTTGCGATGTGTGCCAATGATGTTTTATGTCATGGAGCTCGTCCTTTATTTTTTTTAGATTATTTAGCTTGTGGAAAACTAGATTTTACTATTGTAGAAAAAATTTTACAAGGAATAGCTATTTCTTGTAAAAAAACCAACACCTGTTTGATTGGAGGAGAAACTGCAGAAATGTCTGGAATTTATAAAGAATATGATTATGATATAGCTGGATTTTGTGTTGGAATTGTAGAAAAGAATCATATAGTAGATGGAAAAAAATTAATTCAAGAAAAAGATATTTTGATAGGACTTCCTTCATCAGGTGTACATAGTAATGGCTTTTCTATAATTAGAAATATTTTTTCTAAAGAAGATTTTATGAATTCTTTTCAAAAAAAACCGTTTTATGAAACGCTTTTAATTCCAACTAGAATTTATCATTCTCCTATTCATGCTTTATTAAAAGAATTTTTGATACATGGATTAGCTCATATTACTGGAGGAGGAATATCAGATAATCTATCTAGAATTCTTCCAGAAAATTTATCAGCTATAGTGGAAAAAGAAAAAATTCCGATTCAACCTGTTTTCAATTATATTCAAAAGAAAGGAAATCTATCAGAATATAAAATGTGGAGTACTTTTAATATGGGAGTAGGAATGATTATTGTATGTTCTTTTCAAGAGAAAGATTCGATTTTAAATCAACTTCATTTTTTAAGAGAAAAACCCTTTATTTTGGGTCATATTGTAAAAGGAAATAAAAAAGTATTTTTGAAATAAAAATATTTTCATGAAAAAAATAGCGATTTTTGTTTCTGGAAAGGGGACCAATATGCAGCATATTTTTCAAGCAATTAAAAACGGAAAGCTTTCTCATGTAATGGTAAATTTAGTGATTTCTGATAGATGGTGTAAAGCAATTCAATATGCATTAAAAGAAAATGTTTCAGTATTTTCTTTAATAAAAACTAAAAAAAAATTTCTTTCTAAAGAAATAGATAATCTACTTGTAAGATACATTCCGGATATTATAGTTCTTTCAGGATTTCTTTCTATACTTGATGCAGAGTTTTGTGAAAAATGGGTTAATAAAGTTATAAATATTCATCCTTCTCTGTTGCCTAAATATGGTGGAAAAGGAATGTATGGAATAAAAATACATCAAGAAGTTATAAAAAATAAAGAAAAAATATCAGGAGCTACCGTTCATTATGTCACAAAAAACGTGGATTTAGGGGATATTATTTTGAAAAAGACATGTATAATTGATTCAGGGGAGACTCCAGTATCTTTATCAAAGAAAGTTTCTATAATAGAAAAAAAAATATTAATTCAATCTATTAACAAACTTTTATAATTATTTATTATATACTTAAAAAGTAACAATGTCTTTATGAAAAGAGCTTTGGTCAGTGTTTATGAAAAAAATGATAAATTATTGAATTTCGTCAGTTTTTTAGATAAAAAAGGATATCAAATAGTTTCTACTGGAGGTACCTATCAATTTTTTGTAAAAAAAGGAGTATCAAATCTCAGAAAAGTTTATGATTTGACTTCTTTTCCTGAAATTTTAGATGGAAAAGTCAAAACCATTCATCCTAATATATATGCAGGAATTTTAGCCAATCGTTCCGTTGAACAACATATGAAATTGATTCATTCTCAAAATATTCATCTTATTGATATGGTATTAGTGAATTTTTATCCATTTTTTGAAAAAATGGATAAAAATTCTATAGATATTAATTCCATAATAGAATTTATTGATATTGGGGGGCCATCTATGCTTAGAGCAGCTGCTAAGAATTTTTTACATGTCACCGCTATTATAGATCATAATGATTATCAATTTGTTCAATCTGAAATTGAACATTATGGATCTCCTTCATTAAAATTGAGAAAAAAATTAGCAGGAAAAGTATTTAATTTTACTTCTGCTTATGATTCTGCTATTTCTCAATATCTTTTAGATGATCAATTTCCCATGTATTTACATTCTTCTTATAAAAAAAAAATGAATCTCCGTTATGGAGAAAATCCTCATCAAAAAGCCGCTTATTATGTTAATACAATCCATAAAAAAGGATCAATGCGAAATTTTATTCAATTACATGGAAGGAGACTATCATTGAATAATTTAAGAGATATGGATATAGCATGGAAGGTGGTTTCTCAATTTTCTGAACCTGCTTGTTGTACCGTGAAACATTCCACTCCTTGTGGAGTCGCATTAGGAAAAAATATTATTGAAGCATTTCAAAAAACTTATTATGCAGACACTATTTCGTCTTTTGGAGGAATACTGGCGGTAAATGTCCCAATTACAAAAGAATTAGCAAAAGAAATTAATCATATTTTTTTAGAAGCAGTTCTTTCTCCAAGTTATGAAACAGATGTTTTGAACATTTTAAAAATCAAGAAAAATATTAGAATTATTAGTATTAGTGAACCTATTTCAAATCAACTAGAATATGTGCAAATAGACGGAGGTATTTTAGTACAAGAATCAGATTCTTTTTTTCCTTATGAAGGAAATTACAAAATAGTTACTAAAAAAAAATTTAGTAATCAAGAACTTCAATCTTTATTTTTTGCTCAAAAAGTAGTAAAATACGTAAAGTCTAATGCAATTGTTGTAGCTAAAGGTACACAAACTTTAGGCATTTCGGGGGGGCAAACTAATAGAATTTGGGCTGCTCGTCAAGCTATAGAAAGAGCTTTAGAAAAAAGTAAAGAGGGATTAGTTCTCGTATCCGATGCTTTTTTTCCTTTTCGAGATGTTGTAGATGAATCGGCTCGTTCTGGTGGGATCCGTGCGATTCTTCAACCAGGAGGATCCATCCGTGATGAAGAATCGGTGAAAGCTTGTAATGATCATGGAATTGCAATGGCTTTTACTGGAAGAAGACACTTTAAACATTAAAAAAAATGAAAATTTTAATTCTTGGAGGCGGAGGACGTGAACATGCCATGGGAAAAAAATTATTGGAAGATGATCATTCTATTCATCTTTATTTTTATCCTGGGAATGGAGGAACAAGTATAATAGGAAGAAATATTGAAAATCATTATACGG comes from Blattabacterium cuenoti BPAA and encodes:
- the purE gene encoding 5-(carboxyamino)imidazole ribonucleotide mutase; its protein translation is MKVAIFFGSISDQSIMKITEKVLHQFNISYKSYVISAHRLPDILSNTIKKIESEGTDVIIAGAGLSAHLPGFISSKTILPVIGVPIHCHNNYGSLGGIDALLSMVQMPKDVPVATVGINNSYNAALFAIYILATKYQNIKKLLLEFKMKKKEKLITEIKQHLLS
- the purC gene encoding phosphoribosylaminoimidazolesuccinocarboxamide synthase, whose translation is MIGIIKKNLLSEGKTKKIYTTNNPFEVLIHHKDNITALNGLKKNFLQDKGILNNEITTLIFKFLISCEIKTHFIRKVNNREQLCHKVDPIPLEFVVRNITSGSISKRLGIKEGIFISNPIFEIFYKNDQLKDPLINDHHAVFLKILSYEELNIIYSMTSKINYFLKKYFLDKNILLVDFKIEFGKNHRNEIMLSDEISPDTCRFWDKKTMKKLDKDLFRMGFKEKVFDIYMEILKRLNLSSSI
- the purF gene encoding amidophosphoribosyltransferase — its product is MIYKLYPYILKNNSFDKFHDECGIFGIFSPYKVDTFSLIQFGLFALQHRGQEACGFSVLQDGFIISHKSEGLVLDFFRKISNSECYHGNAVIGHTRYSTEGGQSKKNIQPFFGEDSYGKSIISIVHNGNLVNAKNIRKKLESKGINFISEYSDSEVILRLIQKYLSESDNSLEKAIQKTTIDIKGAYSVIVLMDNKMAAFRDPNGIRPLCYGMLNESTYIFSSETCGIDSVGGFYVRDLLPGEIIIVDQKKSIQFSLITEKKNTKKRICSFEYIYFSRPDSLIENINVYEIREKSGEKLYEQHPVEADVVIGVPDSGVPASIGYSKASGIPFKPILVKNKYIGRSFIIPKQEMREKMVNLKLNPILDEIKGKRIVIIDDSIVRGTTSRRLVYILRKAGAKEIHFRSASPPIIGPCYLGVNTPSKKDLISYNHIDKKDIERILNVDSLEFLSMNNLIDILGSVHYCFGCFTGNYPVQKN
- the purM gene encoding phosphoribosylformylglycinamidine cyclo-ligase; this translates as MKKSNKTICKKINKIIENTYNNRVMSTLDHFSSFYKIYECGYKEPILVSGVDGVGTKLRLAIDCKKYSVIGEDCFAMCANDVLCHGARPLFFLDYLACGKLDFTIVEKILQGIAISCKKTNTCLIGGETAEMSGIYKEYDYDIAGFCVGIVEKNHIVDGKKLIQEKDILIGLPSSGVHSNGFSIIRNIFSKEDFMNSFQKKPFYETLLIPTRIYHSPIHALLKEFLIHGLAHITGGGISDNLSRILPENLSAIVEKEKIPIQPVFNYIQKKGNLSEYKMWSTFNMGVGMIIVCSFQEKDSILNQLHFLREKPFILGHIVKGNKKVFLK
- a CDS encoding formyltransferase family protein — protein: MKKIAIFVSGKGTNMQHIFQAIKNGKLSHVMVNLVISDRWCKAIQYALKENVSVFSLIKTKKKFLSKEIDNLLVRYIPDIIVLSGFLSILDAEFCEKWVNKVINIHPSLLPKYGGKGMYGIKIHQEVIKNKEKISGATVHYVTKNVDLGDIILKKTCIIDSGETPVSLSKKVSIIEKKILIQSINKLL
- the purH gene encoding bifunctional phosphoribosylaminoimidazolecarboxamide formyltransferase/IMP cyclohydrolase, with translation MKRALVSVYEKNDKLLNFVSFLDKKGYQIVSTGGTYQFFVKKGVSNLRKVYDLTSFPEILDGKVKTIHPNIYAGILANRSVEQHMKLIHSQNIHLIDMVLVNFYPFFEKMDKNSIDINSIIEFIDIGGPSMLRAAAKNFLHVTAIIDHNDYQFVQSEIEHYGSPSLKLRKKLAGKVFNFTSAYDSAISQYLLDDQFPMYLHSSYKKKMNLRYGENPHQKAAYYVNTIHKKGSMRNFIQLHGRRLSLNNLRDMDIAWKVVSQFSEPACCTVKHSTPCGVALGKNIIEAFQKTYYADTISSFGGILAVNVPITKELAKEINHIFLEAVLSPSYETDVLNILKIKKNIRIISISEPISNQLEYVQIDGGILVQESDSFFPYEGNYKIVTKKKFSNQELQSLFFAQKVVKYVKSNAIVVAKGTQTLGISGGQTNRIWAARQAIERALEKSKEGLVLVSDAFFPFRDVVDESARSGGIRAILQPGGSIRDEESVKACNDHGIAMAFTGRRHFKH